One Heptranchias perlo isolate sHepPer1 chromosome 39, sHepPer1.hap1, whole genome shotgun sequence DNA segment encodes these proteins:
- the LOC137304970 gene encoding tumor necrosis factor-like: protein MSDEQKLLDLENGGVLVVRKTEEKSNCFWQALCATAVLGLLIVSSYLILCQLGVLPSNQKVTLNSGNAQIQDRRTRSVVTTSPGNSGLPYLTKQVGNDPIRKIAAHLTASQSIEGKNVIWQNEADSTLSEGVEFKDNRLVIKTPGLYFVYTQVVFSGMGCQGQSIFLSHELSKLSASYPEESLLLKATKSTCHYGKHGEPWYKTSYQGAIFEFEEGDQIFSRVSEEEVGYVDTAEGKSFFGIFAL from the exons ATGAGTGATGAGCAGAAGTTGCTGGACCTTGAGAATGGAGGAGTGCTGGTGGTCAGGAAGACAGAGGAGAAGAGCAACTGTTTCTGGCAGGCTCTCTGTGCAACGGCTGTTCTGGGCTTGCTGATTGTGTCTTCGTATCTGATACTCTGTCAACTTGGAGTTCTACCTTCCAACCAG AAAGTAACACTGAACTCTGGGAATGCCCAAATACAGGATCGGAGAACTCGGTCAGTTGTGACGACCAGCCCTGGTAACAGTG GTCTGCCTTACCTCACGAAGCAGGTGGGAAACGATCCAATCAGGAAAATTGCAGCTCACCTGACAG cTTCACAAAGCATTGAAGGAAAGAATGTGATTTGGCAGAACGAGGCGGACTCCACCTTATCTGAGGGCGTGGAGTTCAAAGACAACAGACTCGTCATTAAGACCCCCGGTCTGTACTTTGTCTACACCCAGGTGGTCTTCTCCGGAATGGGCTGCCAGGGCCAGTCCATCTTTCTCAGCCACGAACTCTCCAAGTTATCGGCGAGCTACCCGGAGGAATCCTTGCTACTGAAAGCCACCAAGTCCACCTGTCACTACGGCAAACACGGAGAGCCCTGGTACAAGACCTCCTACCAGGGGGCCATATTTGAGTTCGAGGAGGGAGATCAGATCTTCTCCAGGGTCAGcgaggaggaggtgggatatgTCGACACTGCCGAGGGAAAGAGCTTCTTTGGAATATTCGCTTTGTGA
- the LOC137304972 gene encoding tumor necrosis factor-like: MSNEQKLLDLENGGVLVVRKTEEKSNCFWQALCATAVLGLLIVSSYLILCQLGVLPSNQKVTLNSGNAQIQDLRTHSPATTIPVTSGLPHFMNQVENDPRRKIAAHLTASKSLKGKNVIWQNEADSTLSEGVEFKDNRLVIKTPGLYFVYTQVVFFRMGCQGQSIFLSHELSKLSASYPEESLLLKATKSTCHYGKHGEPWYKTSYQGAIFEFEEGDRIFSRVSEEAVGYVDTAEGKSFFGIFAL, from the exons ATGAGCAATGAGCAGAAGTTGCTGGACCTTGAGAATGGAGGAGTGCTGGTAGTCAGGAAGACAGAGGAGAAGAGCAACTGTTTCTGGCAGGCTCTCTGTGCAACGGCTGTTCTGGGCTTGCTGATTGTGTCTTCGTATCTGATACTCTGTCAACTTGGAGTTCTACCTTCCAACCAG AAAGTAACACTGAACTCTGGGAATGCCCAAATACAGGATCTGAGAACTCATTCACCTGCGACAACCATCCCTGTTACCAGTG GTCTGCCTCATTTCATGAATCAGGTGGAAAATGACCCGAGGAGGAAAATCGCAGCTCACCTGACAG cATCAAAGAgcttgaaaggaaagaatgtGATTTGGCAGAACGAGGCGGACTCCACCTTATCTGAGGGCGTGGAGTTCAAAGACAACAGACTCGTCATTAAGACCCCCGGTCTGTACTTTGTCTACACCCAGGTGGTCTTCTTCAGAATGGGCTGCCAGGGCCAGTCCATCTTTCTCAGCCACGAACTCTCCAAGTTATCGGCGAGCTACCCGGAGGAATCCTTGCTACTGAAAGCCACCAAGTCCACCTGTCACTACGGCAAACACGGAGAGCCCTGGTACAAGACCTCCTACCAGGGGGCCATATTTGAGTTCGAGGAGGGAGATCGGATCTTCTCCAGGGTCAGCGAGGAGGCGGTGGGATACGTCGACACTGCCGAGGGAAAGAGCTTCTTTGGAATATTCGCTTTGTGA